Proteins encoded by one window of Scatophagus argus isolate fScaArg1 chromosome 8, fScaArg1.pri, whole genome shotgun sequence:
- the bcap31 gene encoding B-cell receptor-associated protein 31 yields the protein MSLQWTAVATFLYAEVFFVLLLCIPFISPKRWNQIFKSRIVRTIALYGNTSFMVAIAILVFLLIDAFREVRKYSVTEKVDLTNNPTAIEHIHMKLFRAQRNEYIAGFALLLCLLLRRLATLLSQQASLMASNEAFKKQAEGASAAAKKYMEDNELLQEKLHEAGVEVPQAGKKGAGPQEENRSLKEEVKTLKEELDTTKKALLKSDSDVRAMKKQAENLTVEYDRLLDEHSKLLASSDKKSD from the exons ATGAGTCTGCAGTGGACAGCAGTGGCCACCTTCCTGTATGCTGAGGTCTTCTttgtcctgctgctctgcatccCCTTCATCTCACCCAAGAG GTGGAATCAGATCTTCAAATCTCGGATCGTCCGGACCATCGCCCTCTATGGAAACACGTCGTTCATGGTGGCCATCGCCATCCTCGTCTTCCTGCTCATTG ATGCTTTCCGTGAGGTGAGGAAGTACAGCGTGACGGAGAAGGTGGATCTGACCAACAACCCGACGGCCATCGAACACATCCACATGAAACTGTTCAGAGCTCAGAGGAACGAGTACATCGCAGGCTTCgccctgctgctctgcct gttGCTGCGCCGTCTTGCCACCCTGCTCTCCCAGCAGGCCTCGCTCATGGCCTCCAACGAAGCCTTCAAGAAGCAGGCAGAGGGCGCCAGCGCTGCTGCTAAGAAGTACATGGAGGACAACGAGCTCCTGCAAGAG AAACTCCATGAAGCTGGTGTGGAGGTGCCGCAGGCCGGGAAGAAGGGAGCTGGACCACAGGAGGAGAACAGGTCTctgaaggaggaggtgaagacCCTGAAGGAGGAGCTGGACACCACCAAGAAAG CTCTGCTGAAGTCTGACAGTGACGTTCGCGCCATGAAGAAACAGGCTGAGAATCTGACGGTGGAGTATGACAGACTGCTGGACGAGCACAGCAAGCTGCTG GCAAGCAGCGACAAGAAGTCGGACTGA